The following are encoded in a window of bacterium genomic DNA:
- a CDS encoding T9SS type A sorting domain-containing protein — protein sequence MYRVILSLIIAGLLLLTGPAYCAMVYGHAQLSGETDHSGIQVTAKRCYLPSPEHTVYTNSAGYYEFDWLLSAWWTFTFSRDGFWADSVVCHYVQGLLPTEIPTVVLTPTGCGTAWKDYPYDPPGASFTFPSVEGRHDPFGSNPNEWWYVNFHLTGTQSGEEYGAMVAFFKPGLRIFAIADLDQMQIYSRSRVGTLVSATSCLDLSYYHLPTTDVGIDSLIRRDDSDLLEGDLLGDVEQDGRTGSSGGPVVWRGEHDLREVQREEAVRRAEACWFDRFFNKSLNGDLIPFEYHLQVCDVAREDRLPIRLNVDMSSRKPPLIVSGDGFIEIGNGWSGYYSHTRVQVEGTIAVHGYTEPVTGWAWIDHQWGDFLGIGHGNVQWEWFSIQLDDWTDIMVADVWVNGVRQGGFGEGLNLYDSDCNLEILPNYGIQQMSYWDDPVSGRRFATAWQITEPSRQIALTVEAEFNAQAISITPTQIFPVSFWEGVCTVSGTVGGILVSGNAYAELTHGWELQPGSLDEGARHADESATLDEPRAGEVFSYELAQNRPNPFNPTTTIGFTLPANEWVTLKVYDLQGREVVTLFDNKFLPVGVHHVLLNGTDLPSGVYFYTLVTPNFTASQKMLLVK from the coding sequence ATGTATCGTGTGATTCTGTCCTTGATCATCGCGGGACTCCTATTGCTGACCGGTCCCGCCTATTGTGCCATGGTATATGGCCATGCGCAACTTAGCGGCGAAACGGATCACTCGGGAATCCAGGTCACCGCCAAGCGCTGTTATCTGCCCAGTCCTGAGCATACGGTTTACACGAACTCAGCCGGCTACTATGAGTTCGATTGGCTTCTGTCCGCTTGGTGGACGTTCACCTTCTCCAGGGACGGCTTCTGGGCCGACAGCGTCGTCTGCCACTACGTACAGGGTCTCTTGCCGACCGAGATTCCCACCGTCGTACTGACGCCCACCGGCTGCGGCACCGCCTGGAAGGACTATCCCTATGATCCACCCGGAGCCAGTTTCACCTTCCCTTCGGTGGAAGGACGACATGATCCTTTCGGGAGCAATCCCAACGAGTGGTGGTACGTGAACTTCCACTTGACCGGCACCCAGAGCGGCGAGGAGTACGGTGCGATGGTGGCGTTCTTCAAACCGGGGCTGCGCATTTTTGCCATCGCCGACCTCGATCAGATGCAGATCTACAGCCGATCGCGTGTGGGCACTTTGGTCTCAGCCACGTCATGCCTCGACTTGTCGTACTACCACTTGCCGACGACAGACGTTGGAATTGACTCGTTGATCCGTAGAGACGATTCCGACCTCTTGGAAGGAGATCTCCTTGGCGACGTCGAACAAGACGGACGAACCGGATCAAGCGGCGGGCCAGTCGTCTGGCGTGGGGAACATGACCTCCGTGAAGTCCAGCGGGAAGAGGCGGTGCGGCGGGCGGAGGCTTGCTGGTTTGACCGTTTCTTCAACAAGTCCCTGAATGGTGATCTGATTCCGTTTGAGTACCATCTTCAGGTCTGTGATGTCGCCCGTGAAGACCGCCTGCCGATTCGACTCAATGTGGACATGTCTTCCCGAAAGCCGCCCCTGATCGTCAGCGGAGACGGATTCATCGAGATCGGAAACGGCTGGTCCGGCTACTATTCTCATACCCGCGTTCAAGTCGAAGGGACCATCGCAGTTCATGGATACACCGAGCCGGTAACGGGGTGGGCATGGATTGATCATCAGTGGGGCGACTTTCTGGGAATCGGTCACGGAAACGTCCAATGGGAGTGGTTCTCCATTCAATTGGACGACTGGACGGATATCATGGTCGCCGATGTGTGGGTGAACGGCGTGCGACAAGGAGGCTTCGGTGAAGGCCTGAACCTCTACGATTCCGACTGCAATCTGGAAATTCTCCCCAATTACGGCATCCAGCAGATGAGTTACTGGGATGATCCGGTGAGTGGCCGGCGGTTCGCCACGGCGTGGCAGATTACCGAGCCGTCCCGTCAGATTGCTCTGACGGTGGAAGCTGAGTTCAATGCTCAGGCGATATCCATCACGCCCACCCAGATCTTTCCGGTCAGTTTCTGGGAAGGAGTCTGCACCGTCTCCGGCACTGTCGGGGGGATACTGGTTAGCGGCAACGCCTATGCGGAACTAACTCATGGTTGGGAGCTTCAGCCGGGTTCGCTCGACGAAGGAGCAAGACATGCCGACGAGTCTGCGACCCTCGACGAGCCGAGAGCGGGCGAGGTGTTCAGCTATGAACTTGCCCAGAACCGGCCCAACCCGTTCAACCCAACCACGACCATCGGTTTCACGCTGCCGGCCAACGAGTGGGTGACGCTGAAGGTGTACGACCTGCAGGGCCGAGAAGTCGTCACGCTGTTTGACAACAAATTCCTGCCGGTGGGCGTTCACCACGTGCTTTTAAACGGCACCGATCTTCCCTCCGGCGTCTATTTCTACACGCTGGTCACGCCGAACTTCACGGCATCTCAGAAGATGCTACTCGTGAAATAG
- a CDS encoding T9SS type A sorting domain-containing protein, with translation MKMRVCLMGVILLLLSGGMAWGQWSEPVLVDTPWDSLGVNGPSRDWCPYVTVDGQYLYFASWRGDGPGDLYVSHMTDSGWGTALKLPFCTLENDERNPSVNSTNDTLYFIRWAGNWDIWWAFRTGPCDTCWGEPERLPEPINSSRIEFSVWCTPDNERLLFSSTRTGGMGGEDIYECRRDATTFTGWSVPSPLPGHVNSWGMDSYPSMGFDTTELFYWQDDGYLYVTQLSDSGWQTGERLPDTINRIIIRDPSEITPAITPDGRRLYFSSRWSDSTATAGDIWYTERELSVDPCEPRRSGEVAVEVFPNPATAGGMLTLDLPGQPLRPIVLYNLLGQEVYRHSVSNPPNTGGRQVLLTLPSGIPSGVYFANVVTAKESVVRKVIVHH, from the coding sequence ATGAAAATGCGAGTTTGCTTGATGGGTGTGATTCTCCTCCTCCTCTCTGGAGGCATGGCCTGGGGGCAGTGGTCCGAACCAGTTTTGGTGGATACGCCGTGGGATTCACTGGGGGTGAACGGCCCCAGCCGGGACTGGTGCCCATATGTTACAGTGGACGGCCAGTACCTATACTTCGCCTCCTGGCGCGGTGACGGCCCTGGCGACCTCTATGTCTCTCACATGACCGACAGCGGCTGGGGCACGGCGTTGAAGCTGCCCTTCTGTACCTTGGAGAACGATGAGCGCAATCCCAGTGTAAACTCCACCAACGACACTCTCTATTTCATTCGCTGGGCGGGCAACTGGGATATCTGGTGGGCCTTCCGCACCGGTCCCTGCGATACTTGCTGGGGTGAACCGGAACGGCTGCCGGAGCCGATCAACAGTTCACGCATCGAGTTTTCCGTCTGGTGCACTCCGGACAACGAGCGGCTACTCTTTTCCAGTACGCGCACGGGTGGGATGGGGGGTGAGGACATCTACGAATGCCGCCGAGACGCCACCACCTTCACTGGTTGGTCCGTGCCATCACCGCTGCCCGGTCATGTGAATTCGTGGGGAATGGATTCGTATCCATCAATGGGTTTTGACACGACAGAGTTATTCTACTGGCAGGATGACGGCTACCTGTATGTGACTCAGCTTTCCGATTCCGGCTGGCAGACAGGCGAACGGCTGCCTGACACCATCAACCGCATCATTATCCGCGACCCCTCCGAAATCACGCCTGCGATCACGCCCGATGGCCGTCGGCTGTATTTCAGCAGCCGATGGAGCGATTCCACCGCTACCGCCGGCGATATCTGGTATACAGAACGCGAACTCTCTGTTGATCCGTGCGAGCCAAGACGAAGTGGCGAAGTTGCCGTTGAAGTCTTCCCCAATCCCGCAACCGCCGGTGGAATGCTGACGCTCGATCTTCCCGGTCAGCCGCTCCGCCCGATAGTCTTATACAATCTTTTGGGACAGGAAGTCTATCGCCATTCGGTTTCCAATCCCCCAAACACTGGAGGCCGCCAAGTTCTCCTCACTTTGCCTTCGGGAATTCCCAGCGGAGTCTATTTCGCGAATGTCGTCACCGCGAAAGAATCGGTGGTCAGGAAGGTGATTGTCCATCACTGA
- a CDS encoding zf-HC2 domain-containing protein, producing MTPKKPTQECSDPSIGTLLVSYALGTLADAEAERFEQHLLHCPACQQELEEAAPALETLATTREEFVARAHRENEDFESQYERLLREKRTAARGEKTAGSRGWLESLWAIAWGRRWIVGTAGTVAFAVLIGLRYGLEPTSPPPAKEGTPVAPRQASVRTTDSLPTTPTASEDNIPEMEDKKRYDITSVPMQPSPSKKRSVEIPATLADRTIKLEPAKKAPVVTVETEADRIEEPAEIGIEESLPMATGVELHAQASVVAHKGVVRDSLSSAERSHFADVTLGKFDPERYRDLILESETGFAAATPESSATRSVKADRVSAEVRPRTDTVRAKLYHDESLNAAEQRGKTDSTEVRKQIMTGIAALARGDHEQAQTSLGLAYHRLPPGAQRDDVGLLLARANIQAGRFDEAKSRLQNLATIGSDPERRKLAQQAIAKLDSLRAIPPPDPAPK from the coding sequence GTGACTCCAAAGAAACCGACTCAGGAGTGCAGCGATCCCTCCATCGGAACGCTGCTCGTTTCCTACGCTCTGGGAACGCTCGCGGATGCGGAAGCGGAGCGCTTTGAGCAGCATCTGCTGCATTGTCCGGCCTGTCAGCAGGAACTGGAGGAAGCGGCTCCGGCTCTCGAAACGCTGGCCACGACCCGCGAGGAGTTCGTCGCGCGAGCTCACCGAGAAAATGAGGACTTCGAGTCGCAGTACGAGCGATTGCTGCGTGAGAAGCGAACGGCCGCTCGCGGGGAGAAGACGGCCGGGTCGCGAGGCTGGCTGGAATCGCTGTGGGCGATCGCGTGGGGTCGGAGGTGGATCGTGGGAACGGCCGGTACCGTCGCCTTTGCCGTTCTGATCGGGCTGAGATATGGCTTGGAACCCACTTCGCCTCCCCCCGCAAAGGAAGGAACTCCGGTAGCGCCGAGACAAGCATCCGTCCGGACCACCGATTCGCTTCCAACGACTCCGACCGCTTCCGAAGATAATATTCCCGAAATGGAGGACAAGAAAAGGTACGATATTACATCTGTTCCCATGCAACCCAGTCCTTCCAAAAAACGGTCGGTGGAGATTCCCGCCACCCTGGCGGATCGAACGATTAAGCTGGAGCCAGCGAAAAAAGCACCGGTCGTGACGGTGGAGACGGAGGCCGACAGGATCGAGGAGCCAGCCGAAATCGGAATCGAGGAATCCCTGCCGATGGCTACCGGCGTCGAATTGCACGCGCAAGCCTCGGTAGTTGCCCACAAGGGAGTTGTCCGCGATTCCCTTTCGTCCGCGGAGCGGAGTCACTTCGCCGACGTTACACTGGGGAAGTTCGATCCTGAGCGGTATCGGGATCTTATCTTGGAAAGTGAAACCGGTTTCGCAGCGGCCACTCCCGAGTCATCGGCTACTCGCTCCGTGAAGGCTGATCGGGTAAGCGCTGAAGTGCGACCCCGCACCGACACCGTTCGAGCGAAACTCTACCATGACGAATCGCTGAATGCCGCTGAGCAGAGAGGGAAAACGGATTCCACGGAAGTCAGGAAACAGATAATGACGGGAATCGCCGCTCTCGCACGGGGCGATCATGAACAGGCCCAAACGTCTTTGGGACTTGCCTACCATCGGCTGCCGCCCGGCGCGCAGCGAGACGACGTTGGTTTACTCTTAGCGAGAGCCAACATACAGGCAGGCCGGTTCGATGAAGCGAAGAGTCGGCTTCAGAATCTCGCCACAATAGGAAGCGATCCCGAACGGAGAAAGCTCGCGCAACAAGCGATAGCGAAACTGGATTCGCTGCGCGCCATCCCCCCGCCGGACCCGGCACCCAAGTAA
- a CDS encoding VIT and VWA domain-containing protein, whose protein sequence is MSAKLAAKALIVLAGLIASSAGAQIAIPVHYHDYGWECWSIRQRYVDMVVRDQVASVTVTDRIVNPCSREVEIQYAFPLPPDAAVDQFTLVVDGRELTGRMLDADEARRIYNDIVRRRRDPGLLEYAGYGFYRSSAFPLGPGKSAELVVHYTATCQKDGDVVKLWYPMSSGQFCAEPVGHYRITADIQSAGDIANVYSPSLDLDVDRKSPDRVVASYEAHRYRPLADFQLFYETSCEEVGATLLTYWPDRHQDGYYLLMVSPSPRVESSAILPKDIVIVLDRSGSMSGEKIQQAREAARFVFQNLNRDDLFNFITYNDNVESCFESMRPASRENIGRAMDRLDRMDASGGTNIYRALEVALDQFPDKRSADGRPAYVIFLTDGLPTVGITSETAILDNTRQVNRANARVFAFGVGYDVNVRLLGNLVDQNHGRSAYVKPNESIETKVSSLYTRIKNPFMTNLSVALEDFGTRDDCPAELGDLFENDQLLRTGRIYPLHEADLDRYEDPSCTIKLTVSGMLRGRKQTFEYSVPLNLEGLSSSSRFVEKLWASRRIGQLLAEIQLHGRVEEVVDELIRLSKRYGIVTPYTSFLADENRAFAAHPEVRADAVSRSKKRTASVTGPQAQMDVAATEEALSMVAPQAASITGHAMRMGAVNQNDYEKGISEEIKTIRIVGNVTLYKKGDVWLTAETADLDPVRDRGEFTVIQRYSDEYFALVNDNTAEENKVFASQKENEKLAIRLRGTVYLLE, encoded by the coding sequence ATGTCCGCGAAACTCGCCGCCAAAGCGCTGATTGTGCTTGCAGGACTCATCGCCTCCAGCGCTGGCGCTCAAATCGCCATCCCCGTCCATTACCATGACTACGGGTGGGAATGCTGGTCCATCCGCCAGCGCTATGTGGACATGGTGGTGCGGGATCAGGTCGCCTCGGTTACCGTCACTGACCGGATCGTTAATCCCTGTTCCCGTGAGGTGGAGATTCAATACGCCTTTCCGCTTCCACCCGATGCGGCGGTGGATCAGTTCACGCTGGTCGTGGATGGACGCGAGCTGACCGGACGGATGCTGGACGCCGACGAAGCGCGACGGATCTACAACGACATCGTGCGCCGGCGGCGGGATCCGGGCCTTCTCGAATATGCGGGCTACGGTTTCTACCGCTCCAGCGCCTTCCCGCTCGGGCCGGGCAAGTCGGCGGAGCTGGTCGTGCACTATACCGCCACCTGCCAGAAGGATGGCGACGTGGTTAAACTCTGGTATCCGATGTCGTCCGGGCAGTTCTGTGCCGAGCCGGTCGGTCACTATCGAATCACCGCCGATATTCAGTCGGCGGGCGACATCGCCAACGTCTATTCGCCGAGTCTGGACTTGGACGTTGACCGCAAATCACCCGATCGCGTCGTCGCAAGTTATGAAGCGCACCGCTATCGTCCGCTGGCCGATTTCCAGCTTTTCTATGAGACCTCTTGCGAAGAGGTCGGAGCTACGCTTCTGACCTATTGGCCGGACCGCCACCAGGACGGCTACTATCTCTTGATGGTCAGCCCCAGCCCACGGGTGGAGTCCTCCGCGATTTTGCCCAAGGACATCGTTATCGTGCTCGACCGCAGCGGCTCCATGAGCGGCGAGAAGATTCAACAGGCGCGGGAAGCGGCTCGCTTCGTGTTTCAAAACTTGAACCGCGACGATCTCTTCAATTTCATCACCTACAACGACAACGTGGAGTCGTGTTTTGAATCCATGCGGCCCGCCTCGCGCGAAAACATCGGGCGGGCGATGGATCGGCTGGACCGGATGGACGCCAGCGGCGGGACGAACATCTATCGCGCCCTTGAAGTTGCGCTCGATCAGTTCCCGGACAAGCGAAGCGCCGACGGTCGTCCCGCCTATGTCATCTTCCTGACGGATGGCTTGCCCACGGTCGGCATCACCAGTGAGACCGCGATTCTCGACAACACCCGTCAGGTCAACCGGGCCAACGCTCGCGTGTTTGCCTTCGGAGTCGGCTACGACGTCAACGTGCGATTGCTCGGCAATCTGGTGGATCAAAATCACGGGCGCAGCGCCTACGTCAAGCCGAACGAATCCATCGAGACCAAGGTCTCGTCGCTTTATACTCGGATCAAGAATCCGTTCATGACCAATCTGTCGGTGGCGCTGGAGGATTTCGGCACGCGCGATGATTGCCCGGCGGAGCTGGGCGACCTTTTCGAGAACGACCAACTTCTTCGCACCGGCCGAATCTATCCGCTTCACGAAGCAGATCTTGACCGATATGAAGATCCAAGCTGCACGATAAAGCTCACCGTCAGCGGAATGCTGCGCGGACGGAAGCAAACCTTCGAGTATTCGGTTCCGCTGAATCTCGAAGGATTATCGTCATCCTCTCGCTTCGTCGAGAAGTTGTGGGCATCGCGACGGATCGGGCAGCTTCTTGCGGAAATTCAGCTTCACGGCCGGGTGGAAGAAGTGGTGGATGAACTCATTCGACTGAGCAAGCGATACGGAATCGTGACGCCCTACACCAGTTTTCTGGCCGACGAGAACCGGGCCTTTGCGGCTCATCCCGAGGTTCGCGCCGATGCCGTTTCGCGCTCGAAAAAGAGAACGGCATCCGTGACCGGTCCACAGGCGCAAATGGACGTGGCCGCGACCGAGGAAGCCCTGAGCATGGTCGCGCCTCAGGCCGCTTCGATCACGGGACACGCGATGCGAATGGGAGCCGTCAATCAGAACGATTATGAGAAAGGCATTTCCGAAGAGATCAAGACCATTCGCATCGTCGGCAACGTGACCTTGTACAAAAAGGGAGACGTCTGGCTCACCGCCGAAACCGCCGATCTCGATCCGGTGCGTGATCGCGGCGAGTTTACCGTGATCCAGCGCTACTCCGACGAGTACTTCGCACTGGTCAACGACAACACAGCGGAAGAGAACAAGGTGTTCGCTTCGCAGAAGGAGAACGAGAAACTCGCCATCCGATTGCGAGGCACCGTCTACCTGCTCGAGTAG
- a CDS encoding DNRLRE domain-containing protein, producing the protein MKNIVSLLVIALLAIETSAPAQQIFYPTDDTYEAINDCITIYGSSPQLRIRNRYGAGGSDRWEVDAMIKFKLSSIPPGTAIISAQLYLYYFSLWDNNPAGRNLNLHRLLGDWDEHTLNWCNLPAHAPEVSASSIVPSAFGWMSWDVTADVQNFVAGLADNYGWFLTDPTAWNSGNIPQTWFHSKEYPDHRPYLEVFTVPRALQGIVRCHETNAPLAGSSVSAHDLPGTAYTDSLGHYILPLPPGTYSVTFHHAAHCDTTITDIVIEAHETTMQDAVLDRPSAQFSHSSIGMETWQDRDTSATFTIANSGTCPLSFAISDTSEWIELLPASGTVNPGRSLEISVQARVADLVPLADYSTNLRVDYNAQGSPYTILMELWLLPLALEEDHALSHKFELCPNYPNPFNGRTEISFRLAGTERVSLFVADLLGRKVALLIDDVRPPGQYRVAFDGTDRPSGVYFYTLVTPNFTASQKMLLVK; encoded by the coding sequence ATGAAGAACATTGTTTCTCTTCTCGTGATAGCCTTGTTAGCGATCGAAACGTCAGCACCAGCCCAACAGATCTTCTACCCGACAGACGATACCTACGAGGCAATAAACGACTGCATCACCATCTACGGATCGAGTCCGCAGTTGCGGATCAGGAACCGATACGGGGCGGGCGGCTCGGACCGCTGGGAAGTTGATGCAATGATCAAATTCAAGCTGTCTTCAATCCCCCCGGGAACAGCCATTATTTCTGCGCAACTGTACCTTTACTATTTCTCCCTGTGGGATAACAATCCGGCCGGCCGAAACTTAAATCTTCATCGTCTGTTGGGTGACTGGGACGAGCACACGCTGAACTGGTGCAATCTTCCCGCGCACGCTCCCGAAGTCTCAGCAAGTTCCATCGTCCCAAGTGCTTTCGGATGGATGAGCTGGGATGTTACCGCGGACGTTCAGAATTTCGTCGCCGGGCTGGCAGACAATTACGGTTGGTTCTTGACCGATCCCACGGCGTGGAACAGCGGCAACATCCCACAGACATGGTTCCACAGCAAGGAATATCCGGACCATCGTCCCTACCTCGAGGTTTTCACAGTCCCCCGTGCACTGCAAGGCATCGTTCGATGTCACGAGACGAATGCACCTCTCGCGGGGAGCTCCGTCTCCGCTCACGATCTGCCCGGCACCGCCTATACGGACAGCCTCGGCCACTATATCCTCCCGCTGCCTCCGGGAACCTATTCCGTCACGTTTCACCATGCGGCTCACTGCGATACGACCATTACAGATATTGTGATCGAGGCTCATGAAACGACAATGCAGGATGCTGTGCTCGACCGGCCCTCGGCACAATTCAGTCACTCTTCGATCGGCATGGAAACCTGGCAGGATCGGGATACCAGTGCCACCTTCACCATCGCCAACTCCGGCACTTGCCCCTTATCCTTCGCGATCTCGGATACATCGGAATGGATCGAGTTGCTTCCAGCCTCAGGCACCGTGAATCCCGGCCGGAGTCTCGAGATTTCTGTTCAGGCACGCGTGGCTGATCTGGTTCCGCTGGCGGACTATTCGACAAACCTGCGCGTGGATTACAACGCACAGGGCAGCCCGTATACAATTCTCATGGAGCTGTGGCTTCTCCCGTTAGCGCTGGAGGAGGATCATGCGCTGTCGCACAAGTTTGAACTCTGTCCAAACTACCCCAATCCATTCAACGGCCGCACCGAGATCAGTTTCCGTCTTGCGGGAACCGAACGAGTCAGTTTGTTTGTCGCTGATTTGCTGGGCCGGAAAGTAGCACTGCTGATTGACGACGTGCGGCCGCCGGGACAATACCGCGTGGCTTTCGACGGTACCGATCGTCCCTCCGGCGTCTATTTCTACACGCTGGTCACTCCGAACTTCACGGCATCGCAGAAGATGCTGCTCGTGAAATAG
- a CDS encoding proprotein convertase P-domain-containing protein, giving the protein MKSAILRCAALAVLISLTGQGLAMAPSERGDRLSDAQVVKKTVLDGSRNVGSLKAEIEEILTQVARGDDIPRLKARLDSLRSLLPRRMPERSMDTGGERCEDAVTVPSLPFCDTGSTTGALNDYICQSGAFGSPDRVYLYTPEIDKTVTISLCGSGYDTGLHIWQSCPDDTEAVEICCDDDHCGLQSCCNGLSLLAGTAYYIIVDGYGSGSAGNYVIQIAEGVDCPATPCGSLPEGDACDDPFVIPSIPFTIDGSTVSFFNNYDHACPYTGSTASDVAYAYTPPVDQHVGISLCGGLTNYDSKLYVFNEAGQIIACNDDFCAAPNMPYPVVSHIECVALFAEQTYCVVVDGYDSESGDYTLTLAECQPCVVECSPIGRPEGESCPNTPDAFNGGCNSTPPVFSLAGCNDVVCGSARASGGIRDYDWYELTLLDAESLIVCVNAEFRPVLSIATPGPSGGCQDYQIIATSGGVSCETVCLGVCLEPRTYWIIVHPNGFDGVPCADYVLSTSCRPCGEPFECDGCDAPFSHTTESGGPIEDYPQCTDFVVYVPVQYLITDVDACVDLLHTWDSDLEIRLISPSGTEVTLSRLNGGAGDDYRCTGFDDEATLSIGQGAPPFTGSFVPQEALSRFDGEDARGNWIFRICDRVALDVGYLNWACLSFEYDIILAVELVSFHATAGDAQVSLRWTTAAEIDNDRFEVLRDGSSVARLASQGNSALTQTYEWLDEDVENGTTYRYVLVAVDFDGDRVELAVVEATPEFGNGVSTDFTLYQNYPNPFNGVCRISFDLPESGMTTLKVFDIMGRELAVLVNGHVDAGRHTMLFDAAGQPSGLYLYTLSTGSFVDTKKMLLIR; this is encoded by the coding sequence ATGAAATCCGCAATCCTACGGTGTGCAGCTCTGGCCGTTCTGATTTCGCTGACTGGGCAGGGCTTGGCGATGGCGCCAAGCGAACGTGGCGATCGGTTATCCGATGCTCAAGTCGTGAAAAAAACGGTCTTGGACGGGAGCCGGAATGTCGGTTCCCTGAAGGCGGAGATCGAGGAGATTCTTACCCAAGTGGCACGGGGGGATGATATCCCGCGGCTGAAGGCCCGCCTGGATAGTCTTCGATCGCTGCTTCCACGGCGGATGCCCGAAAGATCCATGGATACGGGCGGAGAACGATGCGAAGACGCCGTCACGGTGCCCTCGCTTCCTTTCTGTGACACAGGCTCGACAACCGGAGCCCTCAATGACTATATCTGTCAATCCGGAGCCTTCGGCAGCCCCGATCGGGTGTATCTATACACGCCCGAGATTGACAAAACGGTCACCATTTCACTCTGCGGTTCCGGCTACGACACCGGACTGCACATATGGCAGAGCTGTCCCGATGATACGGAAGCCGTAGAGATCTGCTGTGATGACGATCATTGTGGCCTTCAAAGCTGCTGCAACGGTTTGTCGCTTCTTGCGGGCACTGCCTACTACATCATCGTTGACGGATACGGTTCGGGCAGCGCGGGCAACTACGTAATCCAGATTGCGGAGGGTGTTGATTGTCCCGCAACGCCTTGTGGAAGCTTGCCGGAGGGCGATGCCTGCGATGATCCCTTCGTGATCCCAAGCATACCCTTCACCATTGACGGGAGCACGGTTTCCTTCTTCAACAACTACGATCACGCGTGTCCCTACACCGGCTCCACCGCGTCCGATGTGGCGTATGCCTACACACCGCCGGTTGACCAGCACGTCGGCATCAGTCTGTGCGGCGGCCTGACCAACTACGACAGCAAGCTATACGTCTTCAATGAAGCAGGCCAGATCATCGCCTGCAACGACGATTTCTGTGCTGCGCCGAACATGCCCTATCCGGTTGTATCCCACATTGAGTGCGTAGCGCTGTTTGCGGAACAAACCTACTGTGTGGTCGTTGACGGATATGATAGCGAAAGTGGCGACTACACGCTCACCCTCGCGGAGTGCCAGCCGTGCGTCGTTGAGTGTTCTCCCATCGGTCGGCCGGAAGGAGAATCCTGCCCCAACACGCCGGATGCATTCAACGGCGGCTGCAACAGTACGCCGCCCGTCTTTTCCCTTGCCGGCTGCAATGACGTGGTGTGTGGCTCGGCGCGCGCCAGCGGGGGAATCCGCGATTACGATTGGTATGAACTCACGTTACTGGACGCCGAGAGTTTGATCGTTTGCGTCAATGCCGAATTCAGGCCGGTTCTCTCGATCGCCACTCCCGGACCGAGTGGGGGATGTCAGGACTATCAGATCATCGCAACATCCGGCGGTGTTTCCTGTGAGACCGTGTGTCTTGGAGTGTGTCTTGAGCCGAGAACCTATTGGATCATCGTTCACCCGAATGGATTCGACGGCGTGCCCTGCGCGGACTACGTGCTGTCTACAAGCTGCAGGCCCTGTGGAGAGCCCTTTGAGTGCGATGGCTGTGATGCCCCCTTTTCTCATACAACGGAAAGCGGCGGTCCGATTGAAGACTATCCTCAGTGCACCGACTTTGTCGTGTACGTCCCGGTCCAGTATCTCATTACCGATGTGGACGCTTGTGTTGACTTGCTTCACACATGGGACAGCGACCTGGAGATACGTCTGATATCCCCTTCCGGGACCGAGGTCACACTCAGCAGATTGAACGGAGGAGCGGGGGACGACTACCGTTGCACGGGCTTTGACGATGAAGCGACGCTTTCGATAGGACAGGGCGCGCCGCCCTTCACCGGGAGCTTTGTTCCACAGGAAGCGCTCTCCAGATTCGACGGAGAAGACGCCCGCGGGAACTGGATATTCCGCATCTGTGACCGTGTGGCGCTCGATGTCGGATACCTGAATTGGGCATGCCTCAGTTTCGAATACGATATCATACTCGCCGTAGAACTCGTCTCCTTCCACGCCACCGCCGGCGACGCTCAAGTGTCCTTGCGCTGGACGACGGCAGCGGAGATTGATAACGACCGCTTCGAGGTTCTGCGTGACGGCTCGTCGGTGGCCAGACTCGCCAGCCAAGGGAACAGTGCCCTCACGCAAACCTATGAATGGCTCGATGAAGACGTGGAAAACGGCACTACATACCGTTATGTCTTGGTCGCGGTGGATTTCGACGGGGATCGTGTCGAACTGGCGGTTGTAGAGGCGACGCCGGAGTTTGGTAACGGCGTGAGCACCGACTTCACGCTGTATCAGAACTACCCAAATCCTTTTAACGGAGTCTGCCGGATCTCGTTCGATTTACCTGAATCCGGGATGACGACGTTGAAGGTATTCGATATCATGGGTCGTGAACTGGCCGTGCTGGTGAATGGCCATGTGGATGCGGGCAGACACACCATGCTCTTTGATGCTGCCGGCCAGCCTTCCGGCTTGTACCTGTACACACTATCAACGGGCAGTTTCGTGGACACGAAGAAGATGCTGCTAATCAGGTAA